From a single Rhodococcus jostii RHA1 genomic region:
- a CDS encoding iron-containing alcohol dehydrogenase → MPRVETVVQGVGAVREIGAELDRRDLKRVFLVTGHSVGSSEAFAALASDLGDRVVGIFDQVKAHNPVELIVELITAAKSAQAEAFVAVGGGSPVDAAKLAAIGLCEGSESVEDLARNYLVFEYPNTIHQKPLTGTPMPVFAVPTTLSAAEWDGFAGSVDHTRDTKDLTVYLEATPQVVFLDPEFCAHTPRDLWATTGVRALDHAVETAYAKNAHPFTTALANGALTMLAENLPRSVKDPHDYDAALKCLEAAWMSIIGVHNVSLGLSHAIGHQLGAVGIPHGVTSCIMLPHVMRFLEPVTSAEQARMAQSLAQVQGDGEDLPAADRLERILDELGVPRRVSEFGVGRDKMDGVARATLGDIVVRESPRPVDETVVYGLLETVW, encoded by the coding sequence ATGCCGCGGGTGGAGACGGTCGTGCAAGGGGTTGGCGCGGTGCGCGAAATCGGTGCCGAACTCGATCGCCGCGACCTCAAGCGTGTGTTTCTGGTGACAGGCCACTCTGTAGGATCAAGTGAGGCTTTCGCTGCACTGGCGTCAGACCTCGGCGACCGCGTGGTCGGGATATTTGACCAGGTCAAAGCGCACAATCCCGTGGAACTCATCGTCGAACTGATCACAGCGGCAAAGTCCGCACAGGCAGAAGCATTCGTCGCCGTGGGTGGCGGGTCACCGGTCGACGCCGCGAAGCTGGCAGCGATCGGCCTCTGCGAAGGTTCGGAGTCGGTCGAGGACCTCGCCCGCAACTACCTGGTATTCGAGTACCCGAACACAATCCATCAGAAGCCCCTGACCGGGACACCCATGCCGGTCTTTGCCGTGCCGACGACGCTCTCCGCAGCGGAATGGGACGGCTTCGCCGGCTCGGTCGACCATACCCGCGACACCAAGGACCTGACCGTCTACCTCGAAGCGACGCCGCAGGTCGTCTTCCTCGATCCCGAGTTCTGCGCTCACACCCCCCGTGACCTGTGGGCCACTACCGGAGTCCGTGCGCTCGACCACGCAGTGGAGACCGCGTACGCCAAGAACGCGCACCCCTTCACCACGGCGTTGGCGAATGGGGCCCTGACGATGCTGGCCGAGAATCTGCCCCGGTCGGTGAAGGATCCACACGATTACGACGCGGCACTGAAGTGTCTCGAGGCCGCGTGGATGTCGATCATCGGAGTCCACAACGTGTCACTGGGCCTGTCCCACGCGATCGGTCACCAGCTCGGCGCCGTGGGCATCCCGCACGGGGTGACCTCGTGCATCATGCTTCCCCACGTGATGCGCTTCCTCGAGCCGGTGACGTCCGCCGAACAGGCACGAATGGCCCAATCGCTCGCACAGGTTCAAGGTGACGGCGAGGACCTTCCGGCGGCCGACAGGCTCGAACGGATCCTCGACGAACTCGGAGTCCCTCGCCGGGTCTCCGAGTTCGGGGTCGGACGCGACAAAATGGACGGAGTGGCGCGGGCCACGCTGGGCGACATCGTGGTGCGTGAGTCGCCCCGGCCGGTGGACGAGACGGTGGTGTACGGGCTGCTCGAAACCGTGTGGTGA
- a CDS encoding TetR/AcrR family transcriptional regulator has product MSDVKLGSSTRRTTRIGVESRQRIMDAAAKLFAENGYHGTGVEEISKETQLGKGALYHHIGNKEAVLFEICHTRMADLLTQSGRVLAMDSTYQERFRELMRVALRNIADNVVEWTVSFQEFKALTGQRRVVIQEARERYESMVVEVLEGGARAGEFRVLDPLVTKGILGLYNYSYSWIRPDGDRTPEEIADLFSDSLLEGVLERDL; this is encoded by the coding sequence ATGTCTGATGTCAAGCTGGGTAGTTCGACGCGTCGAACTACTCGCATCGGCGTGGAATCCAGGCAGCGCATCATGGATGCGGCGGCCAAGCTCTTCGCTGAGAACGGCTACCACGGCACCGGTGTCGAGGAGATCTCGAAGGAAACCCAGCTCGGCAAGGGCGCGCTCTATCACCACATCGGGAACAAGGAAGCAGTGTTGTTCGAGATCTGCCACACGCGCATGGCGGACCTGCTGACGCAGTCGGGCCGGGTCCTGGCGATGGACAGCACCTACCAGGAGCGGTTTCGGGAACTGATGCGTGTGGCGTTGCGCAACATCGCCGACAACGTGGTGGAGTGGACGGTGTCGTTCCAAGAGTTCAAGGCCCTGACTGGGCAGCGGCGTGTCGTGATCCAGGAGGCCCGCGAACGATACGAGAGCATGGTGGTCGAGGTCTTGGAGGGTGGTGCCAGAGCCGGTGAGTTCCGGGTCCTGGACCCCCTGGTCACAAAGGGTATTCTCGGTCTCTACAACTACTCGTACTCGTGGATCCGTCCAGACGGTGATCGGACTCCAGAGGAGATCGCGGACCTGTTCAGCGACTCGTTGCTGGAGGGAGTGCTCGAGCGGGACCTCTGA
- a CDS encoding NADPH:quinone oxidoreductase family protein, with amino-acid sequence MKAVQISTLDGPGAVEFVDLDEPVAAVDEIVIDVKAVGVSFVDALMTRGKYQVRPELPFVPGVEVAGLVRSAPDGASVKAGDRCAAYIPRGGYAEVVVAQPSVTFPLPDELSFHQGAAFAMNFQTVHFALVRRGRVKAGEHVLVHGAAGGVGTAAIQVAKGLGATVTAVVDSDANVGVAESAGADAVVVAGDGWAEAVRAAAPGGVDVTVDPVGGDFFADSIRLLRREGRHLVIGFAAGGIPEIAVNRLLLKNIDVVGVYWGGFIEQDESIAAESAAELTRLAREGFIRPVVGNVYPLADAAKALTAMEDRTATGKVVLAVDVVD; translated from the coding sequence GTGAAAGCAGTACAGATCTCGACGCTGGATGGTCCCGGTGCGGTGGAGTTCGTCGATCTTGACGAGCCTGTCGCGGCGGTCGACGAGATTGTCATCGACGTGAAGGCTGTAGGTGTGAGCTTCGTCGACGCTTTGATGACGCGCGGCAAATACCAGGTTCGGCCGGAACTGCCGTTCGTGCCGGGAGTTGAGGTCGCAGGTCTCGTGCGTTCCGCCCCGGACGGTGCGTCGGTCAAGGCTGGTGACCGCTGCGCCGCGTACATCCCACGCGGGGGATATGCCGAGGTCGTGGTGGCCCAGCCCTCAGTGACATTTCCGCTGCCGGACGAATTGTCGTTCCATCAGGGTGCGGCGTTCGCGATGAACTTCCAAACCGTGCACTTCGCGCTGGTTCGGCGGGGACGTGTGAAGGCGGGGGAGCACGTGCTGGTGCACGGAGCGGCCGGAGGTGTGGGCACCGCGGCCATCCAGGTCGCGAAAGGCCTGGGAGCGACGGTGACCGCTGTTGTCGACTCCGATGCCAACGTCGGGGTTGCTGAGTCTGCGGGGGCCGACGCCGTCGTGGTGGCGGGTGACGGTTGGGCCGAGGCTGTCCGGGCGGCTGCTCCAGGAGGCGTGGACGTGACGGTGGACCCGGTGGGAGGCGACTTCTTCGCCGACTCGATCCGGCTCCTGCGTCGGGAAGGCCGCCATCTGGTAATCGGATTCGCTGCCGGAGGCATCCCCGAGATCGCGGTCAATCGCCTGTTGCTGAAGAATATCGATGTCGTGGGCGTGTACTGGGGCGGCTTCATCGAGCAGGACGAGTCCATCGCGGCGGAATCCGCCGCTGAGCTCACCCGGCTGGCACGGGAGGGGTTCATCAGACCTGTGGTGGGCAACGTGTACCCGTTGGCCGACGCGGCGAAGGCTCTCACCGCGATGGAGGACCGTACCGCTACCGGAAAGGTGGTTCTCGCGGTCGATGTAGTGGACTAA